One genomic segment of Longimicrobium sp. includes these proteins:
- a CDS encoding manganese efflux pump, which produces MLQVAVFGVLSGLDNLQVSAALGLARVRPRRRLALAGAFAACEALMPLLGLACGGALRRAVPGLEAVGPVALLLCGAAILLRALRDGDAARVVEGRWMLGLPLTLSLDNLFAGVGLGSAGYPVLASALVVGAISASMCVAGIFAGGWLRRFVPSRPEVWSGAFLVALALISLAGRGA; this is translated from the coding sequence ATGCTCCAGGTGGCCGTCTTCGGCGTGCTCAGCGGGCTGGACAACCTGCAGGTCTCCGCCGCGCTGGGCCTCGCCCGCGTGCGCCCGCGGCGGCGGCTGGCGCTGGCCGGCGCCTTCGCCGCGTGCGAGGCGCTGATGCCGCTGCTGGGCCTGGCCTGCGGCGGGGCGCTGCGCCGCGCCGTTCCCGGCCTGGAGGCCGTGGGCCCGGTGGCGCTGCTGCTGTGCGGCGCGGCCATTCTGCTGCGGGCGCTGCGCGACGGCGACGCCGCCCGCGTGGTGGAGGGCCGCTGGATGTTGGGGCTGCCGCTCACTCTGAGCCTGGACAACCTTTTCGCGGGGGTGGGGCTGGGGAGCGCGGGGTACCCGGTGCTCGCCTCGGCGCTGGTGGTGGGGGCGATCAGCGCATCCATGTGCGTGGCGGGGATCTTTGCCGGCGGGTGGCTGCGCCGCTTCGTCCCCAGCCGCCCCGAGGTGTGGAGCGGCGCCTTCCTGGTGGCGCTGGCGCTCATCTCGCTGGCGGGGCGCGGGGCGTGA
- a CDS encoding PQQ-binding-like beta-propeller repeat protein gives MASDTPQGWWMYQGGPAHGGYVTDTPIDSSNAATLETAFTVQLDGPVLSVPAVTDGYAYVGVANNHKVPGSNGGGLYRVELATGQVAPDSFTWTTVLDQRDSHGFTGMGCTPAVVNGNVYFVAFDGWMYCVRQDNLAELVWKTNLRQADPAQNQPVTNDFPPHDPSSYPPAAGWSSPVVAGDTVYVGMGEGENPQLFGFVYALAADTGRVRWIFCTNQLADGRDNQPNEIPALTVQPAGTPLPPGYTAIPQTATYTQPRGASVWSGIAFSGGLLYVTTGNPANCDNGLPAPPPPWTDPHAEPGCVLVPPVASAPKYSYSVLILDAATGALKAQFLPTQDTSYRPSDTDIDFGGSAALFTQNGKQVVAVACKNGSLFLLDAATLQLIRSRQLLPYDTSGRRIPSVDPHPLNGNLVNPSTTPNCDSDGNPGENYSGVFGAPAVDPVNGIVFVGMGGPNYHNASPGIDYQSTPFMRAVKWDTLEDAWPLEPYTFQLNTGPVTVMRYGAEGAGAAMYQNPGEASVGSPAIANDVVFVGTHNVSLYAFHAATGRKLWSDDMGMQTLGINGGYGYCMGPAVWQNYVVAGALVQGRDGGLLRIYRLKPGGGAS, from the coding sequence ATGGCGAGCGACACCCCTCAGGGCTGGTGGATGTACCAGGGCGGGCCCGCCCACGGCGGCTACGTCACCGACACGCCCATCGACAGCTCCAACGCCGCCACCCTGGAGACGGCGTTCACGGTGCAGCTGGACGGGCCCGTCCTTTCCGTGCCGGCGGTGACGGACGGCTACGCGTACGTGGGCGTCGCCAACAACCACAAGGTCCCGGGCTCCAACGGCGGCGGGCTCTACCGCGTGGAGCTGGCCACGGGGCAGGTGGCGCCGGACAGCTTCACCTGGACCACCGTACTGGACCAGCGCGACTCGCACGGCTTCACGGGAATGGGGTGCACGCCCGCGGTGGTGAACGGCAACGTGTACTTCGTGGCGTTCGACGGGTGGATGTACTGCGTGCGCCAGGACAACCTCGCCGAGCTGGTGTGGAAGACCAACCTCCGGCAGGCCGACCCAGCCCAGAACCAGCCGGTCACCAACGACTTTCCGCCGCACGACCCTTCCAGCTACCCGCCGGCCGCGGGGTGGTCGTCGCCGGTGGTGGCGGGCGACACCGTGTACGTGGGGATGGGCGAGGGCGAGAACCCGCAGCTCTTCGGCTTCGTCTACGCCCTGGCCGCGGACACGGGGCGGGTGCGGTGGATCTTCTGCACCAACCAGCTCGCGGACGGGCGCGACAACCAGCCCAACGAGATCCCCGCGCTCACCGTGCAGCCCGCCGGCACGCCGCTGCCGCCCGGCTACACGGCCATTCCCCAGACGGCCACCTACACGCAGCCGCGCGGCGCCTCGGTGTGGAGCGGCATCGCGTTCAGCGGCGGTCTGCTGTACGTCACCACCGGGAACCCCGCCAACTGCGACAACGGCCTCCCGGCCCCGCCGCCCCCGTGGACCGACCCGCACGCGGAGCCGGGGTGCGTGCTGGTGCCGCCCGTGGCCTCCGCACCCAAGTACAGCTACTCCGTGCTGATTTTGGACGCGGCCACGGGCGCGCTGAAGGCGCAGTTCCTCCCCACGCAGGACACCAGCTACCGCCCGTCGGACACGGACATCGACTTCGGCGGCTCGGCGGCCCTCTTTACCCAGAACGGAAAGCAGGTGGTGGCCGTGGCCTGCAAGAACGGCTCGCTCTTCCTGCTGGACGCGGCCACCCTGCAGCTCATCCGCAGCCGGCAGCTGCTGCCGTACGACACCAGTGGCCGGCGCATCCCCTCGGTGGACCCGCACCCGCTGAACGGGAACCTGGTGAACCCCTCCACGACGCCCAACTGCGACTCGGACGGCAACCCGGGCGAGAACTACTCCGGCGTGTTCGGCGCCCCGGCGGTGGACCCGGTGAACGGCATCGTCTTCGTGGGGATGGGCGGCCCCAACTACCACAACGCCTCGCCCGGCATCGACTACCAGAGCACGCCGTTCATGCGGGCCGTGAAGTGGGACACGCTGGAAGACGCCTGGCCGCTGGAGCCGTACACCTTTCAGCTCAACACCGGCCCCGTCACTGTAATGCGGTACGGGGCGGAGGGGGCGGGCGCGGCCATGTACCAGAACCCGGGCGAGGCCTCGGTGGGCTCGCCGGCCATCGCCAACGACGTGGTGTTCGTGGGCACCCACAACGTCTCGCTCTACGCCTTCCACGCCGCCACCGGCCGGAAGCTGTGGAGCGACGACATGGGGATGCAGACGCTGGGGATCAACGGCGGCTACGGCTACTGCATGGGGCCCGCGGTGTGGCAGAATTACGTGGTGGCGGGTGCCCTGGTGCAGGGGCGCGATGGCGGGCTGCTGCGCATCTACCGCCTGAAGCCGGGCGGGGGTGCGTCTTGA
- a CDS encoding VTT domain-containing protein, producing MRRYWLLVGGFLAFFLAVFAAAVALGLPVEDARPWMGRGGAGAAAAGVALLVADVALPVPSSGVMLAHGVLFGVWTGAALSLAGSMGAAAVAFALGRAGNEWIRRLVTPAEHERAGRLLARWGVLAIVASRPVPMLAETLMILAGASPMPWGRAMLAAFVGTLPAALAYAAVGATAASLPAGAAVFAAAMLVAGALWWAGRRAGAHPGIPRRTGSAAE from the coding sequence GTGAGGCGCTACTGGCTGCTGGTGGGTGGGTTCCTGGCGTTCTTCCTGGCGGTTTTCGCGGCGGCCGTGGCGCTGGGCCTGCCTGTGGAGGACGCGCGTCCCTGGATGGGGCGCGGCGGCGCGGGCGCGGCGGCGGCCGGCGTGGCGCTGCTGGTGGCCGACGTGGCGCTCCCCGTGCCCAGCAGCGGGGTGATGCTGGCGCACGGCGTTCTGTTCGGAGTGTGGACGGGGGCCGCCCTGTCGCTGGCCGGGTCCATGGGGGCCGCCGCGGTGGCGTTCGCGCTGGGGCGCGCGGGGAACGAGTGGATCCGCCGCCTGGTGACGCCCGCCGAGCACGAGCGCGCGGGCCGGTTGCTGGCGCGCTGGGGCGTGCTGGCCATCGTGGCGTCGCGCCCCGTGCCGATGCTGGCCGAGACGCTCATGATCCTGGCCGGCGCCTCGCCGATGCCCTGGGGGCGCGCGATGCTGGCGGCGTTCGTGGGCACCCTTCCCGCGGCGCTGGCCTACGCCGCCGTGGGAGCCACCGCGGCCTCGCTCCCGGCCGGGGCCGCCGTGTTCGCCGCGGCCATGCTGGTGGCCGGCGCCCTGTGGTGGGCGGGCCGGCGCGCGGGCGCGCATCCCGGGATACCCCGCCGCACCGGGTCCGCCGCCGAGTAG
- a CDS encoding polynucleotide kinase-phosphatase codes for MKIKIPELSLVVLVGPSGAGKSTFARTHFGPFEVLSSDHCRGLVSNDENDQSATNDAFDVLHYVAAKRLRRGNLVVVDATNVQPEARKPLVALAREHHVIPVAIVFNLPEQLCRERNRERTDRAFGPHVIRSQKDQLRRSLRGLGREGFRHVIVLDTPEQVAAAELVREPLWNNRKHEHGPFDVIGDVHGCREELVLLLKELGYTVDLVAGVDGAPGYAVRPPEGRKAVFLGDLVDRGPNTPGVLRLVMGMVEAGTALCVPGNHDVKLVKALRGKNVQLKHGLAESLEQLEREPSEFRERAAAFLDGLVSHYLLDEGRLVVAHAGMKEAYQGRGSGAVREFALYGETTGETDEFGLPVRFNWAAEYRGAATMVYGHTPVPEPQWLNNTINIDTGCVFGGRLSALRYPEREIVSVPAARVWSEPVRPFLPEEQLAPRLSEQHRLDDVLDIEDVTGKRIITTRLRGNVTVREENASAALEVMSRFAANPKWLLYLPPTMSPSETSKEPGLLEHPAEAFGYYRHEGVPRVVVEEKHMGSRAVAVVCRDEDAARRRFGVVDEGVGIVYTRTGRRFFADTALEAELVARLQVAIGAAGIWDELKTDWVCLDAELMPWSAKAQELLRVQYAAVGSAARSAFAEAVPALARAAERGQAAELLAHYREREALATKYVDAYRRYCWDVAAVTDLKLAPFHLLASEGAVHTGRDHAWHMETIARICAADPEVLLATTHRVVDITDPEAQDDAVRWWEEHTERGGEGMVVKPLDFIAKGRRGIVQPAVKCRGREYLRIIYGPEYTEPANLERLRQRGLSHKRSLALREFALGIEGLERFARGEPLRRVHECVFAVLALESEPVDPRL; via the coding sequence ATGAAGATCAAGATTCCCGAGCTTTCGCTGGTGGTGCTGGTCGGTCCGTCGGGGGCGGGCAAGTCCACCTTTGCGCGCACGCACTTCGGCCCCTTCGAGGTGCTGTCGTCGGACCATTGCCGTGGGCTCGTATCGAACGACGAGAACGACCAGTCGGCGACGAACGATGCGTTCGACGTGCTGCACTACGTCGCGGCCAAGCGGCTGCGGCGGGGGAACCTCGTGGTGGTGGATGCGACCAACGTGCAGCCGGAGGCGCGCAAGCCGCTGGTGGCGCTGGCGCGCGAGCACCACGTGATCCCCGTCGCCATCGTCTTCAACCTCCCGGAGCAGCTCTGCCGGGAGCGCAACCGCGAGCGCACCGACCGCGCATTCGGTCCGCACGTCATCCGCAGCCAAAAGGATCAGCTGCGGCGCTCGCTGCGCGGGCTGGGGCGCGAGGGGTTCCGGCACGTCATCGTGCTCGACACGCCCGAGCAGGTCGCGGCCGCGGAGCTCGTGCGCGAGCCGCTGTGGAACAACCGCAAGCACGAGCACGGCCCCTTCGATGTCATCGGCGACGTGCACGGCTGCCGCGAGGAGCTGGTGCTGCTCCTCAAGGAGCTGGGCTACACGGTGGACCTGGTCGCCGGCGTGGACGGCGCGCCCGGGTACGCGGTGCGTCCGCCCGAGGGCCGCAAGGCCGTGTTCCTGGGCGACCTGGTGGACCGCGGGCCGAACACCCCCGGCGTGCTGCGCCTAGTGATGGGGATGGTGGAGGCCGGCACGGCGCTCTGCGTTCCCGGCAACCACGACGTCAAGCTGGTGAAGGCGCTGCGCGGCAAGAACGTGCAGCTCAAGCACGGCCTGGCCGAGTCGCTGGAACAGCTGGAGCGCGAGCCGTCGGAGTTCCGGGAACGCGCGGCGGCGTTCCTGGACGGGCTGGTGAGCCATTACTTGCTGGACGAGGGGCGGCTGGTGGTGGCCCACGCGGGAATGAAGGAGGCGTACCAGGGCCGCGGCTCCGGAGCCGTGCGCGAGTTCGCGCTCTACGGCGAGACCACGGGCGAGACGGACGAGTTCGGGCTGCCGGTGCGCTTCAACTGGGCCGCGGAGTACCGGGGCGCGGCCACCATGGTCTACGGCCACACGCCAGTACCCGAGCCGCAGTGGCTGAACAACACGATCAACATCGACACGGGCTGCGTCTTCGGCGGGCGGCTGAGCGCGCTCCGCTACCCCGAGCGCGAGATCGTGTCGGTGCCGGCGGCGCGCGTGTGGTCGGAGCCGGTGCGCCCCTTCCTCCCCGAGGAGCAGCTCGCGCCGCGCCTCTCCGAGCAGCACCGGCTGGACGACGTGCTGGACATCGAGGACGTGACGGGAAAGCGCATCATCACCACGCGCCTGCGCGGCAACGTGACCGTGCGCGAGGAGAACGCCTCCGCGGCGCTGGAAGTGATGAGCCGCTTCGCCGCCAATCCCAAGTGGCTGCTGTACCTGCCGCCCACGATGTCGCCCTCGGAGACGTCGAAGGAGCCGGGGCTGCTGGAGCACCCGGCGGAGGCGTTCGGCTACTATCGCCACGAGGGCGTGCCGCGCGTCGTAGTCGAGGAGAAGCACATGGGCTCGCGCGCCGTCGCCGTGGTGTGCCGCGACGAGGACGCCGCGCGCCGCCGCTTCGGTGTGGTGGACGAGGGCGTGGGCATCGTGTACACCCGCACCGGCCGCCGCTTCTTCGCGGACACGGCGCTGGAGGCCGAGCTCGTGGCGCGCCTGCAGGTGGCGATCGGCGCGGCGGGGATCTGGGACGAGCTAAAGACGGACTGGGTGTGCCTGGACGCGGAGCTGATGCCCTGGTCCGCGAAGGCGCAGGAGCTTCTGCGCGTCCAGTACGCGGCGGTCGGTTCGGCGGCGCGCTCCGCCTTCGCCGAGGCCGTCCCCGCGCTCGCCCGGGCGGCGGAGCGCGGGCAGGCGGCGGAGCTGCTGGCGCACTACCGCGAGCGGGAGGCGCTGGCCACGAAGTACGTGGACGCGTACCGGCGCTACTGCTGGGACGTGGCCGCGGTCACGGACCTCAAGCTGGCCCCCTTCCACCTGCTCGCCAGCGAGGGCGCGGTGCACACGGGCCGCGACCACGCCTGGCACATGGAGACCATCGCCCGCATCTGCGCGGCGGACCCGGAGGTGCTGCTCGCGACCACCCACCGAGTCGTCGACATCACCGATCCCGAGGCGCAGGACGACGCGGTGCGCTGGTGGGAGGAGCACACGGAGCGCGGCGGCGAGGGTATGGTGGTGAAGCCGCTGGACTTCATCGCCAAGGGGCGCCGCGGCATCGTGCAGCCGGCCGTGAAGTGCCGCGGCCGCGAGTACCTGCGCATCATCTACGGCCCCGAGTACACTGAGCCGGCCAACCTGGAGCGCCTGCGCCAGCGCGGCCTCTCGCACAAGCGCTCGCTCGCACTCCGGGAGTTCGCGCTGGGTATCGAGGGCCTGGAGCGCTTCGCCCGCGGCGAGCCCCTGCGCCGCGTCCACGAATGCGTCTTCGCCGTGCTGGCGCTGGAGAGCGAGCCGGTGGACCCGCGGTTGTAG
- a CDS encoding HEAT repeat domain-containing protein, whose protein sequence is MEPSSTGPLNRLRAAWARFFETKPAHRRELDDSTANRQRRLLDYFAARRDPRDLPAVVRLVLSREPGLAKESAAAINEYLTALDPRELLALDEVMRHRYWWATQPRERSSDIEPADVPLLRAHGIPVLGLASFHARGYVREAAVRELATSSGGGELPYLLIRLNDWVEPVRDAAYEEVQARLVAAYAPHFVRSLWLVERLERCGRADHEVLVGRVHGLLTSPAGRPALRAGLARGDRWLRRSCYRLLLDTPGEDGPEIIRMGVRDEDAMIRLRAIRAAGVVLDTNDLREILRQVGRDPFMPVRREALGLWVRHFPDAAESVLRDALLDSSPALRQTARLDLKARGAGEFRDFYLSALEDPRGSRLRPALFGLAETGSEADAARVEAFLSHTAPGVRRAAVTALSRLDPEAYMSVFVQALEDDSPGVSKAARLALAPRAARVGEEKLWSLVAGGPEAHVRRNALLLLAATGKWNSIGWMIRACRLADERLAAMARQLVARWIARFNRVQVQPTRDQLEHMARALEEGAVLDTERERMLRFLMKGYA, encoded by the coding sequence ATGGAACCCAGCTCGACAGGCCCTCTGAACCGGCTGCGTGCGGCGTGGGCGCGCTTCTTCGAAACGAAGCCTGCTCACCGCCGCGAGCTGGACGATTCAACAGCGAACCGCCAGCGCCGCCTGCTGGACTACTTCGCAGCGCGCCGCGACCCTCGCGACCTCCCGGCCGTGGTGCGGCTGGTGCTTTCGCGCGAGCCGGGCCTGGCGAAGGAGTCAGCGGCGGCGATCAACGAGTACCTCACAGCCCTGGACCCGCGAGAGCTGCTGGCACTCGACGAGGTGATGCGGCACCGGTACTGGTGGGCTACACAGCCGCGGGAGCGGTCCAGCGACATCGAGCCAGCCGACGTTCCCCTGCTCCGCGCGCATGGAATCCCGGTGCTCGGACTCGCGAGCTTCCACGCCCGCGGGTACGTGCGTGAGGCGGCGGTTCGGGAGCTGGCGACGAGTAGCGGCGGCGGGGAGCTGCCTTACCTCCTGATCCGCCTCAACGACTGGGTCGAGCCGGTCCGGGATGCGGCCTACGAGGAGGTCCAGGCGCGGCTCGTCGCCGCTTACGCCCCGCACTTCGTCCGCAGCCTCTGGCTCGTAGAGCGGCTGGAGCGTTGCGGACGCGCGGACCACGAGGTGCTGGTCGGGCGGGTACACGGGCTCCTCACCAGCCCCGCGGGGCGACCGGCCCTGCGCGCGGGCCTGGCAAGGGGCGATCGGTGGCTCCGGCGGAGCTGCTACCGGTTGCTCCTGGACACGCCGGGGGAGGACGGGCCGGAGATCATCCGCATGGGCGTCCGCGATGAGGACGCGATGATCCGGCTGCGGGCGATTCGGGCGGCGGGGGTGGTGCTCGATACAAATGATCTGCGGGAGATTCTCAGGCAGGTGGGCCGCGATCCGTTCATGCCTGTCCGCCGAGAGGCGCTTGGGCTGTGGGTGCGGCACTTCCCGGACGCGGCGGAGTCCGTTCTGCGCGATGCACTGCTCGACTCCAGCCCCGCGCTGCGCCAGACGGCCCGCCTCGATCTCAAGGCACGAGGCGCTGGCGAGTTCCGGGATTTCTACCTGTCCGCACTGGAGGATCCACGCGGCAGCCGGCTGCGACCCGCCCTCTTCGGCCTGGCGGAGACCGGGAGCGAAGCTGACGCGGCGCGAGTCGAAGCGTTTCTGTCGCACACCGCTCCGGGTGTTCGCAGGGCGGCGGTGACGGCGCTGTCCCGCCTCGATCCGGAGGCGTACATGTCCGTCTTCGTGCAGGCGCTGGAGGATGACAGCCCGGGCGTTTCCAAGGCGGCGAGGCTGGCGCTGGCCCCCCGCGCGGCGCGCGTTGGAGAGGAAAAGCTCTGGAGCCTCGTTGCCGGCGGCCCGGAAGCGCACGTGCGGCGGAACGCCCTCCTCCTTCTGGCCGCCACCGGCAAATGGAACAGCATCGGGTGGATGATCCGCGCGTGCCGGCTCGCGGATGAACGGCTCGCCGCGATGGCGCGGCAGCTGGTGGCGCGGTGGATCGCGCGATTCAACCGCGTGCAGGTGCAGCCCACCAGGGACCAGTTGGAACACATGGCCCGCGCGCTCGAAGAAGGCGCGGTACTGGATACGGAGCGCGAGCGGATGCTGCGCTTCCTGATGAAAGGCTACGCATGA
- a CDS encoding 3' terminal RNA ribose 2'-O-methyltransferase Hen1, with protein MLLTITTTHRPATDLGYLLYKNPARAQSFPLSFGQAHVFYPEVSEERCTAAVLLDVDPVGLVRGGAAGADQQYVNDRPYVASSFLSVAIAQVFGSALSGKSKDRPELAATPIPLEARIAVVPCRGGEEMLRRLFEPLGYALEVERHPLDETFPAWGESRYHTVTLRGTARLADLLRHLYVLVPVLDDAKHYWVGDDEVEKLLRQGEGWLAGHPERDMIARRYLRHRHSLAREALSRLVDDEEPEPEAPAAEAPEVITEERIGLNQQRLGAVAAALRASGAARVVDLGCGEGRLLRMLLDDRQFTEILGMDVAVRTLETARDRLRLESMPPKQRERVRLIHGSLMYRDPRIAEFDAAAVVEVIEHLDPPRLRAFERVLFEFARPGTVVMTTPNRDYNAMWETLPAGAFRHKDHRFEWTRAEFREWAGGIAERFGYTVRFLPVGPDDPALGSPTQMGVFTRG; from the coding sequence ATGCTGCTGACGATCACAACCACGCACCGGCCGGCCACGGACCTGGGGTATCTGCTTTACAAGAACCCGGCACGCGCGCAGAGCTTTCCGCTCTCATTCGGGCAGGCGCACGTCTTCTACCCGGAGGTCTCGGAGGAGCGGTGCACGGCGGCGGTGCTGCTCGACGTCGATCCGGTGGGGCTGGTGCGCGGCGGGGCGGCGGGCGCGGACCAGCAGTACGTGAACGACCGGCCGTACGTCGCGTCGTCATTCCTCAGCGTGGCGATCGCGCAGGTGTTCGGGAGCGCGCTGTCGGGGAAGAGCAAGGACCGGCCGGAACTCGCGGCGACGCCGATCCCGCTGGAGGCGCGCATCGCCGTCGTCCCCTGCCGCGGCGGCGAGGAGATGCTGCGGCGCTTGTTCGAGCCGCTCGGCTACGCGCTGGAGGTGGAGCGGCATCCGCTCGACGAGACGTTCCCGGCCTGGGGCGAGAGCCGCTACCACACCGTCACGCTGCGGGGCACGGCACGGCTCGCCGATCTGCTTCGCCACCTGTACGTGCTGGTGCCCGTGCTGGACGACGCCAAGCACTACTGGGTCGGCGACGACGAAGTGGAGAAGCTGCTGCGCCAGGGCGAGGGCTGGCTGGCGGGCCACCCGGAGCGCGACATGATCGCCCGCCGCTATCTGCGGCACCGCCACAGCCTGGCGCGCGAAGCCCTGTCGCGGCTCGTGGATGATGAAGAGCCCGAGCCGGAGGCGCCGGCGGCGGAGGCACCCGAGGTGATCACGGAGGAGCGGATCGGCCTCAACCAGCAGCGGCTGGGCGCGGTGGCGGCCGCGCTTCGGGCGAGCGGGGCGGCGCGCGTGGTGGACCTCGGCTGCGGCGAGGGGCGGCTGCTGCGCATGCTGCTGGACGACCGCCAGTTCACCGAGATCCTGGGGATGGACGTCGCGGTGCGTACGCTGGAGACCGCGCGCGACCGTCTGCGGCTGGAGAGCATGCCGCCGAAGCAGCGCGAGCGCGTCCGGCTGATCCACGGCTCGCTGATGTACCGCGACCCTCGCATCGCGGAGTTCGACGCGGCGGCGGTGGTGGAGGTGATCGAGCACCTGGACCCGCCGCGGCTGCGGGCGTTCGAGCGCGTGCTCTTTGAGTTCGCGCGTCCTGGGACGGTGGTGATGACGACCCCCAACCGGGACTACAACGCCATGTGGGAGACGCTCCCCGCCGGCGCCTTTCGCCACAAGGACCACCGCTTCGAGTGGACGCGCGCGGAGTTCCGCGAGTGGGCGGGCGGAATTGCGGAGCGCTTCGGCTACACGGTGCGCTTCCTACCCGTTGGCCCCGATGACCCCGCTCTCGGCTCGCCGACGCAGATGGGCGTGTTCACGCGTGGTTGA